The Paracoccus sediminicola genome has a segment encoding these proteins:
- a CDS encoding DUF6173 family protein, with protein MANHAAICDEADQAVMQAAEQVFDHLQTRVKHFQDTLPENYELGIQLANFGGSRAVHVRGMGFRNPNIIEFYGLLDGKTQVAVVQHVSQLNFMLVAVPPAAEKEPYRIGFGADLTD; from the coding sequence GTGGCCAATCATGCCGCGATCTGCGACGAGGCCGATCAGGCGGTCATGCAGGCCGCTGAACAGGTTTTCGATCATCTGCAAACCCGCGTGAAGCATTTTCAGGACACTCTGCCCGAGAATTACGAGTTGGGCATACAGCTTGCTAATTTCGGGGGCAGCCGCGCCGTGCATGTGCGCGGCATGGGCTTTCGCAATCCGAATATCATCGAGTTCTATGGCCTGCTTGACGGCAAGACGCAGGTGGCGGTCGTGCAGCATGTCTCTCAGCTGAATTTCATGCTTGTTGCGGTGCCGCCCGCCGCTGAAAAAGAGCCCTACCGGATCGGCTTCGGAGCAGACCTGACCGACTGA
- a CDS encoding alanine/glycine:cation symporter family protein: MEAINNFVGWINGIVWGVPMIVLILGTGLFLQIRLGFMPIRKIGYGLRMVRKSRVPDDIGDGEITPFAALMTTLSATIGTGNIAGVATAIALGGPGAVFWMWMTAFVGMATKYAEVVVAVRYREVDDKGEHAGGPMYAIKNGLGKGWGWLAAAFAIFGGLAGFGIGNMVQSNSISEAMGTAFGLPGWITGVVIAALTGAVILGGIKRIGAVAEKLIPAMAVIYVVAVLIVLLLNVTALPGALMTIITSAFSPTSAVGGFAGAAVMHGIRFGVARGIFSNEAGLGTAGIAQAAGRTKDPVYSGMIGMMGTFIDTLIICTMTALAIMVTGVWTSGESGAALSAAAFESALPGIGEELLALLLSVFAFTTILGWAFYGERCWEFLFGTKAAMPFRICWTIAVFIGTVVTLDFAWLVADTLNALMAIPNLISLIALSPVVVMLTREYLENDPRS; encoded by the coding sequence ATGGAAGCCATCAACAATTTCGTCGGCTGGATCAATGGCATCGTCTGGGGTGTGCCGATGATCGTGCTGATCCTGGGCACGGGTCTGTTTCTGCAGATCCGGCTGGGATTCATGCCGATCCGGAAGATCGGTTACGGGCTGAGGATGGTCCGCAAGAGCCGGGTGCCGGATGATATCGGCGACGGCGAGATCACGCCTTTTGCGGCGCTGATGACGACGCTCTCGGCGACGATCGGGACCGGGAATATCGCCGGGGTCGCCACGGCAATCGCGCTTGGCGGGCCGGGCGCCGTGTTCTGGATGTGGATGACCGCCTTCGTCGGCATGGCAACCAAATACGCCGAGGTGGTCGTCGCGGTGCGGTATCGCGAGGTTGACGACAAGGGCGAACATGCCGGCGGCCCGATGTATGCGATCAAGAACGGGCTCGGGAAAGGCTGGGGCTGGCTGGCCGCCGCCTTCGCGATCTTCGGCGGGCTCGCCGGGTTCGGGATCGGCAATATGGTGCAGTCGAACTCCATCTCCGAGGCGATGGGCACGGCGTTCGGTCTGCCCGGCTGGATCACCGGCGTGGTGATCGCGGCGCTGACCGGGGCGGTGATCCTGGGCGGCATCAAGCGGATCGGCGCGGTGGCCGAAAAGCTGATCCCGGCCATGGCGGTGATCTATGTCGTCGCTGTGCTGATCGTGCTTCTGCTGAACGTGACCGCGCTGCCGGGTGCGCTGATGACCATCATCACCTCGGCCTTCAGCCCGACCTCGGCGGTCGGCGGCTTTGCCGGCGCAGCGGTCATGCACGGGATTCGCTTTGGCGTGGCGCGCGGCATCTTTTCGAACGAGGCCGGGCTTGGTACCGCAGGTATCGCGCAGGCGGCCGGCCGCACCAAGGACCCGGTCTATTCCGGCATGATCGGCATGATGGGCACCTTCATCGACACGCTCATCATCTGCACCATGACGGCGCTTGCAATCATGGTGACGGGCGTCTGGACATCGGGTGAATCGGGCGCGGCGCTTTCGGCGGCAGCCTTCGAATCGGCGCTGCCCGGCATCGGGGAAGAACTTCTTGCGCTGCTTTTGTCGGTCTTCGCCTTCACGACCATCCTCGGCTGGGCGTTCTATGGCGAGCGTTGCTGGGAGTTTCTGTTCGGCACCAAGGCAGCGATGCCCTTCCGCATCTGCTGGACCATCGCGGTCTTCATCGGGACGGTGGTCACGCTGGACTTCGCCTGGCTGGTGGCGGACACGCTGAACGCGCTGATGGCGATCCCGAACCTGATCTCTTTGATCGCGCTGTCACCGGTGGTTGTCATGCTCACCAGAGAGTATCTGGAGAACGATCCCCGGAGTTGA
- the pheT gene encoding phenylalanine--tRNA ligase subunit beta: MKFTLSWLKDHLETDASVEEIGRVLTDLGLEVEEIIDPTAKLSGFTIAKVVAAEQHPDADRLRVLRVETDEGEKQIVCGAPNAKAGLIGVLAKPGDYVPGIDTTLSVGKIRGVESHGMMASERELELSDEHDGIIELPSGEVGQRFTDWLAENSPDKVDPVFDIAITPNRPDALGVRGIARDLAARGLGSLKPLAEAHIEGSFASPINVTIAPEIAEKAPFFSGRMLRGVKNGPSPDWMQKRLRAIGLRPINALVDITNYFTYDLNRPLHVFDAARVSGDLHLRAAKPGETLLALDDKEYTLPEGAVVICDENGVESIAGIMGGAASGSQEDTTDVFIEAAYFDPISTAATGRALKINSDARYRFERGIDPEFTLTGLDLATRMVLDICGGEPSGPVIAGEVPDHSRAYRLDTDRVVSLVGMEIDPDVQRQTLDALGFRMEGDMAHVPSWRPDVQGEADLIEEVARIASLTRLVGTPMARPRPGVPQPILTPLQRREGAARRMAAALGYNECVTYSFIDQASAALFGGGNDAVRLENPISSEMTHLRPDLLPGLLAAAARNQARGFADLALFECGPVFSGGEPGDQALRLTGLLVGASAPRDAYGSRRPVDIYDAKADAEAVLSAIGAPSKVQIDRKLDGWWHPGRAGNIQLGPNRLGTFGELHPKVLRGMDVKGPAVAFTIYIPNVPLPKSTATTRPALNASSLQAVERDFAFVVDADVEALKLVNAATGADKALIESVRVFDQFAGEKAEAQMGAGKKSVAITARLQPRDKTLTDAEIEAVSAKIVEKVAKATGGVLRS; this comes from the coding sequence ATGAAATTCACGCTGTCCTGGCTGAAGGACCATCTGGAAACCGACGCCTCCGTCGAGGAAATCGGGCGGGTCCTGACCGATCTCGGGCTCGAGGTTGAAGAGATCATCGATCCGACCGCGAAACTCTCGGGCTTTACCATCGCGAAGGTCGTCGCCGCCGAGCAGCATCCCGATGCCGACCGGCTTCGGGTTCTGCGGGTCGAAACGGATGAGGGCGAGAAACAGATCGTCTGCGGTGCGCCGAATGCCAAGGCCGGGCTGATCGGGGTGCTCGCGAAACCCGGCGACTACGTCCCCGGCATCGACACCACGCTGAGCGTCGGCAAGATCCGCGGCGTCGAGAGCCACGGCATGATGGCCTCGGAACGCGAGCTGGAGCTTTCGGATGAGCATGACGGCATCATCGAGCTTCCCTCGGGCGAGGTCGGGCAGCGTTTCACCGACTGGCTGGCCGAAAACAGCCCCGACAAGGTGGACCCGGTTTTCGACATCGCGATTACCCCGAACCGGCCCGATGCGCTCGGCGTGCGCGGCATCGCGCGGGATCTGGCGGCGCGGGGGCTCGGTTCGCTTAAGCCGCTGGCAGAGGCACATATCGAGGGCAGTTTCGCCAGCCCCATCAACGTGACCATCGCGCCCGAGATCGCGGAGAAGGCGCCCTTTTTCTCGGGCCGGATGCTGCGCGGGGTGAAGAACGGTCCGTCTCCGGACTGGATGCAGAAACGGCTGCGTGCCATCGGGTTGCGGCCCATCAACGCGCTCGTCGATATCACCAATTATTTCACCTATGACCTCAATCGGCCGCTGCATGTCTTCGACGCGGCAAGGGTGTCGGGCGATCTGCATTTGCGTGCCGCGAAGCCCGGTGAAACGCTCTTGGCGTTGGATGACAAGGAATACACCCTGCCAGAGGGCGCAGTGGTGATCTGTGACGAGAATGGCGTGGAATCCATTGCCGGAATCATGGGTGGCGCGGCCTCCGGCTCGCAGGAGGACACGACAGATGTGTTCATCGAGGCCGCCTATTTCGATCCGATCAGCACGGCGGCAACGGGGCGGGCGCTGAAGATCAATTCCGATGCCCGCTATCGTTTCGAACGCGGGATCGACCCGGAGTTCACGCTCACCGGCTTGGATCTGGCCACGCGAATGGTCCTGGACATCTGCGGCGGCGAGCCGTCGGGGCCTGTGATCGCGGGCGAGGTTCCCGATCACAGCCGCGCCTACCGGCTGGACACGGATCGCGTGGTCAGCCTTGTCGGGATGGAGATCGACCCCGACGTGCAGCGCCAGACGCTCGACGCGCTCGGCTTCCGGATGGAGGGCGACATGGCCCATGTCCCAAGCTGGCGGCCCGATGTGCAGGGCGAGGCCGATCTGATCGAGGAGGTCGCGCGCATCGCCAGCCTGACCCGGCTGGTCGGCACACCGATGGCGCGGCCCCGGCCCGGCGTGCCGCAGCCGATACTCACGCCGTTGCAGCGGCGCGAGGGCGCGGCGCGTCGGATGGCAGCGGCCCTGGGCTATAACGAATGTGTGACCTACAGCTTCATCGATCAGGCCTCGGCGGCGCTGTTTGGCGGCGGCAATGACGCGGTGCGGCTGGAAAATCCGATCAGCTCGGAGATGACCCATCTGCGTCCCGATCTGCTGCCCGGCCTGCTGGCAGCCGCGGCGCGCAATCAGGCGCGGGGCTTCGCGGATCTGGCGCTGTTCGAATGCGGGCCGGTTTTCTCGGGTGGCGAGCCGGGCGATCAGGCGCTGCGGCTGACCGGGCTTCTCGTCGGGGCATCGGCGCCCCGCGACGCTTATGGCTCGCGCCGCCCGGTCGATATCTATGATGCCAAGGCGGATGCCGAAGCGGTGCTGTCGGCGATCGGCGCACCGTCGAAGGTCCAGATCGACCGCAAGCTTGATGGCTGGTGGCATCCGGGCCGCGCGGGCAATATCCAGCTTGGCCCAAACCGTCTGGGGACGTTTGGCGAGCTGCACCCCAAGGTTCTGCGCGGGATGGATGTGAAGGGCCCGGCTGTGGCGTTCACCATATATATCCCGAATGTGCCGCTGCCGAAATCGACGGCCACGACGCGCCCTGCGCTTAACGCTTCGTCGCTGCAAGCGGTCGAGCGCGACTTTGCCTTTGTCGTAGATGCCGATGTCGAGGCGCTGAAGCTTGTCAACGCCGCCACGGGCGCCGACAAGGCTCTGATCGAAAGCGTGCGGGTCTTCGACCAGTTCGCCGGCGAGAAGGCCGAGGCGCAGATGGGGGCGGGCAAGAAATCCGTTGCCATCACCGCAAGGCTGCAACCGCGCGACAAGACCCTGACCGATGCGGAGATCGAGGCCGTTTCTGCGAAGATTGTAGAGAAGGTTGCGAAGGCGACCGGAGGCGTCTTGCGGAGTTGA
- a CDS encoding glycosyltransferase family 29 protein, whose product MTPLRFHAARLLRNEAMLRRLSVPQAELLAAAEGRSVALVGNARALAEGRQGAEIDAHDLVVRINLAPMPGSESHGTRTDWLGLATRLSRAERTRIAPKRILWMSHKRKRLDWRSAHSPGFYLHPLADYKALKETLAAPPTTGAMLIELLLRSGLARLDLYGFDFFASQSLSGRRSAEQVPHDFGSEAEWVETLIREDGRLRLNKVT is encoded by the coding sequence ATGACGCCGCTGCGCTTCCACGCCGCGCGGCTGTTGCGCAACGAAGCGATGCTGCGGCGGCTCTCGGTGCCTCAGGCAGAGCTGCTGGCGGCGGCAGAGGGCAGGAGCGTCGCGCTTGTCGGCAATGCTCGCGCCTTGGCCGAGGGGAGACAGGGGGCCGAGATCGACGCGCATGATCTGGTGGTGCGGATTAACCTTGCACCGATGCCCGGGTCGGAAAGCCATGGCACGCGCACCGACTGGCTGGGTCTCGCCACGCGGCTGAGCCGGGCAGAGCGGACACGGATCGCGCCCAAGCGGATCCTGTGGATGTCGCATAAGCGCAAGCGGCTCGACTGGCGCAGCGCCCATTCGCCCGGCTTTTATCTGCACCCGCTCGCCGACTACAAGGCGCTGAAAGAGACCCTTGCCGCCCCGCCCACGACCGGCGCGATGCTGATCGAACTTCTGCTGCGCTCTGGCCTCGCGCGTCTGGACCTTTACGGCTTCGATTTCTTCGCATCGCAGTCGCTCTCGGGTCGCCGCAGCGCCGAGCAGGTTCCCCATGATTTCGGCAGCGAAGCGGAATGGGTCGAGACGCTGATCCGCGAGGACGGAAGGTTGCGGCTCAATAAAGTCACGTAA
- a CDS encoding glycosyltransferase family 4 protein, which translates to MTEPTEIEVVAPNLKRRLSGVTATVVRLIPVQARMIGIRATGPGLPPELPHIPLSRAATLPRNRWRVWHARRNTEMALGLIFRRILRRRYRLLFTSAAQRDHSGFTKWLIRQQDALIATSPQAASYLEREATVILHGVDTETFRPSEDRAALRRALGFSPDAVLIGCFGRVRAQKGVDLLVRAALRLFPERPEAQLVFTGRITPDNAEFADGLKAEIAAAGLSDRIRFLGELPWAEVVRHYQALDLFAAPARWEGFGLTPLEAMACAVPAVAARVGAYETLIRDGETGSLVPPDDLDALTEALRRWLDDAGARNAAGAAARAHVTRNHAIEGEAEAIVAIYRKLLS; encoded by the coding sequence ATGACTGAGCCGACCGAGATCGAGGTCGTCGCCCCCAACCTCAAGCGCCGCCTCTCGGGCGTGACCGCAACCGTGGTGCGGCTGATCCCGGTGCAGGCGCGCATGATCGGCATCCGCGCCACCGGGCCGGGCCTGCCGCCCGAACTGCCGCATATTCCGCTGAGCCGCGCCGCCACCCTGCCCCGCAACCGCTGGCGGGTCTGGCATGCGCGGCGGAATACGGAAATGGCGCTCGGGCTGATCTTCCGCCGGATCCTTCGACGGCGCTATCGGCTGCTGTTCACTTCGGCGGCGCAGCGCGATCACAGCGGCTTCACGAAATGGCTGATCCGCCAGCAGGACGCGCTGATCGCCACATCGCCACAGGCGGCCTCATATCTGGAACGGGAGGCGACGGTGATCCTGCACGGGGTCGACACCGAAACCTTCCGCCCCTCCGAAGACCGCGCCGCGCTCCGCCGCGCGCTGGGGTTCAGCCCGGACGCAGTGCTGATCGGCTGTTTCGGGCGGGTCCGGGCGCAGAAAGGCGTTGATCTTCTGGTCCGCGCCGCGCTGCGCCTGTTTCCCGAGCGGCCCGAGGCGCAGCTTGTCTTTACCGGGCGCATCACCCCGGACAACGCGGAATTTGCCGACGGGTTGAAGGCCGAAATCGCCGCCGCGGGGCTGTCCGACCGCATCCGCTTTCTGGGCGAGCTGCCCTGGGCCGAGGTGGTCCGCCATTACCAGGCGCTTGACCTCTTTGCGGCGCCCGCGCGGTGGGAGGGGTTCGGCCTGACCCCGCTCGAAGCTATGGCCTGCGCTGTCCCGGCGGTGGCGGCGCGGGTGGGCGCCTACGAAACGCTGATCCGCGATGGAGAGACCGGTTCGCTGGTGCCGCCGGATGATCTGGACGCACTGACCGAGGCGCTGCGCCGCTGGCTCGACGACGCCGGTGCGCGCAACGCGGCCGGTGCTGCCGCGCGCGCTCATGTGACGCGGAACCACGCCATCGAAGGCGAGGCAGAGGCCATCGTCGCGATCTACCGCAAGCTGCTCTCATGA
- a CDS encoding MFS transporter, translating into MRRFTAGIWVLILGYTLSQFYRAFMAVLSPVLRTELGASPGDLAVSSGIWFFCFAAMQIPVGGWLDRFGPRRTASSLMLVAALGASVFALAQAPWHLHVAMGLIGIGCSPALMSAYFIFARNFSAREFGTLAGAFVAVGSLGNILSASPMEAFATAVGWRVATWTLVGISLAVAVSEFAMVRDPDRLDDSHPEGRLGDLFRLRALWFILPLFSVNYAASAAIRGLWAGPYLQEVYAVDSSMIGYATLLMGLAMIVGNSLAGPLVGLVGSVRRTILMGTAATVLVIAALWQLTDVSLAVSVALLTLVGLSGASYVLLIAHGRAFLPAHLVGRGVTFLNMFSIGGTGLLQFASRPVYQWSSATHPPSEAYSILFLFFTVPLALGLLLYFLTPESPDD; encoded by the coding sequence ATGCGCAGATTCACCGCCGGGATCTGGGTTCTGATACTGGGCTATACGCTCAGCCAGTTCTACCGCGCCTTCATGGCCGTGCTCAGCCCGGTTCTGCGGACCGAGCTCGGGGCCTCACCCGGCGATCTGGCGGTGTCATCGGGCATCTGGTTCTTCTGCTTCGCGGCGATGCAGATCCCGGTGGGCGGCTGGCTTGACCGCTTCGGGCCCCGTCGCACCGCCTCATCACTGATGCTTGTCGCCGCACTGGGCGCGTCGGTCTTTGCGTTGGCTCAGGCGCCCTGGCATCTTCACGTCGCGATGGGGCTGATCGGCATCGGCTGTTCGCCGGCGCTGATGTCGGCCTATTTCATCTTCGCCCGCAATTTTTCGGCGCGCGAATTCGGCACGCTGGCCGGAGCCTTCGTCGCTGTCGGCTCGCTTGGCAATATCCTCTCGGCCTCGCCGATGGAGGCGTTTGCCACCGCGGTCGGCTGGCGCGTGGCCACCTGGACACTGGTCGGAATATCACTGGCTGTCGCCGTGTCGGAGTTCGCCATGGTCCGCGACCCCGACCGGCTTGACGACAGCCATCCAGAAGGGCGTCTCGGCGATCTCTTCCGGCTGCGCGCGCTGTGGTTCATCCTGCCGCTCTTCTCGGTTAACTACGCAGCCTCAGCGGCAATCCGGGGGCTTTGGGCGGGGCCATATCTTCAAGAGGTCTATGCCGTTGACAGCAGCATGATCGGCTATGCCACGCTGCTCATGGGGCTGGCGATGATCGTCGGCAACTCTCTGGCGGGGCCGCTTGTCGGGCTGGTCGGATCGGTCCGCCGCACCATTCTGATGGGCACCGCAGCCACCGTCCTCGTGATCGCCGCGCTGTGGCAATTGACCGATGTCAGCCTTGCCGTGTCGGTTGCGCTGCTGACCCTGGTCGGCCTTTCCGGCGCGTCCTATGTGCTGCTGATCGCCCATGGCCGCGCCTTCCTGCCGGCCCATCTCGTCGGGCGCGGCGTGACCTTTCTGAACATGTTCTCGATCGGCGGCACCGGACTTCTGCAATTCGCCTCACGCCCGGTTTACCAATGGTCGTCCGCCACTCACCCGCCCAGTGAGGCCTATTCGATACTCTTCCTGTTCTTCACTGTCCCGCTTGCGCTAGGCTTGCTCCTGTATTTCCTCACACCGGAGTCACCGGATGACTGA
- a CDS encoding carbonic anhydrase, with product MHNAKLLPHYLVSRYTGWRATTFDENRAWYARLAEDGQRPRGMIISCCDSRVHVTSIFGADSGEFFIHRNIANLVPPYTPDGQQHGTSAAVEYAVTALKVAHVIVMGHTNCGGVAGCHAMCSGKAPELEEESSFVGRWMDILRPGYDRVADLPEAEQVPALEREAVMVSLENLMGFPFVREAVESGRMQLHGLIHDIADGTLFQFDGTKGEFVRV from the coding sequence ATGCATAACGCCAAGCTCCTGCCGCATTATCTCGTCAGCCGCTATACGGGCTGGCGCGCCACCACATTCGACGAAAACCGCGCCTGGTATGCGCGTCTGGCCGAGGACGGCCAGCGGCCGCGCGGGATGATCATCTCCTGTTGCGATTCGCGGGTGCATGTCACCTCGATCTTCGGGGCCGATAGCGGCGAGTTCTTCATTCACCGCAATATCGCCAATCTGGTGCCGCCCTACACGCCGGACGGTCAGCAGCATGGCACCTCGGCGGCGGTTGAATATGCGGTCACCGCGCTCAAGGTCGCCCATGTCATCGTGATGGGCCACACCAATTGCGGCGGCGTCGCGGGCTGCCACGCCATGTGTTCCGGCAAGGCGCCCGAGCTTGAAGAGGAATCCAGCTTCGTCGGCCGTTGGATGGATATCCTGCGCCCCGGCTATGACCGCGTGGCCGATCTGCCCGAGGCGGAACAGGTCCCGGCGCTCGAACGCGAGGCGGTGATGGTCTCGCTGGAAAACCTGATGGGCTTCCCTTTCGTGCGAGAGGCGGTCGAAAGCGGACGCATGCAGTTGCACGGGCTGATCCATGACATCGCGGACGGCACGCTGTTCCAGTTCGACGGCACCAAGGGCGAGTTCGTGCGCGTGTGA
- a CDS encoding leucyl aminopeptidase family protein, whose amino-acid sequence MTAEFAADAHTARPIWLVRDSLPEGLDADARSWASASGFSGKQGQICLLPDGAGGLGGALVGIGPNTARPARQRFALAKAASALPEGDWRIESWPENVDPSEAALGWLLAQYGFGRYRKAEGAKARLVAPEGVDAARLIAMAEAEFLTRDLINTPANDMGPEALEAAARDMAARHGFGIEVIAGEALRERNFPLIHAVGRAAAQAPRLIELTLGETGPVLTLVGKGVCFDTGGLDIKPAAGMKLMKKDMGGAATVLGLAQMLAETGATREMRLRVLIPAVENAISGNAMRPGDILTSRKGLTVEINNTDAEGRLVLADAMAYAAEDRPDWLVSMATLTGAARVALGPDIPPFYCDDDAAAQAIQQAGQDLWDPVWRMPFWEPYEEMIEPGIADLDNAPAGGMAGSITAALFLRRFAEGAGRYAHFDIYGWQLSAAPGRTKGGVQQGARALLGALPALLK is encoded by the coding sequence ATGACCGCCGAATTTGCCGCAGATGCGCACACCGCCCGCCCGATCTGGCTGGTGCGTGATTCCCTGCCAGAGGGGCTCGATGCCGATGCGCGAAGCTGGGCATCGGCCAGTGGCTTCAGCGGTAAGCAGGGTCAGATCTGTCTGCTGCCGGATGGCGCGGGCGGGCTCGGCGGGGCGCTGGTCGGGATCGGTCCGAACACCGCGCGACCGGCGCGACAGCGTTTCGCGCTGGCAAAAGCTGCCTCGGCATTGCCCGAGGGTGACTGGCGGATCGAAAGCTGGCCGGAGAATGTCGACCCTTCCGAGGCGGCTCTCGGCTGGTTGCTGGCGCAATACGGCTTTGGCCGCTATCGCAAGGCCGAAGGCGCGAAGGCACGGCTCGTCGCGCCCGAAGGCGTGGATGCAGCGCGGCTGATTGCCATGGCCGAGGCCGAGTTTCTGACCCGCGATCTCATCAACACGCCGGCCAATGACATGGGGCCGGAAGCGCTCGAAGCCGCGGCGCGCGACATGGCCGCGCGACACGGTTTCGGTATCGAGGTCATCGCGGGCGAGGCGCTGCGCGAACGGAATTTCCCCTTGATCCATGCCGTCGGTCGCGCCGCTGCACAGGCGCCCCGCCTGATCGAGCTGACTCTAGGCGAAACCGGGCCGGTGCTGACGCTGGTGGGCAAGGGGGTCTGCTTCGACACGGGCGGTCTCGACATCAAGCCCGCCGCCGGTATGAAGCTGATGAAGAAGGATATGGGCGGAGCCGCGACGGTGCTGGGTCTGGCACAGATGCTGGCGGAAACTGGGGCGACGCGGGAAATGCGTCTGCGCGTGCTGATCCCGGCGGTGGAAAATGCCATATCTGGCAACGCGATGCGCCCCGGCGATATACTGACCTCGCGCAAGGGGCTCACGGTCGAGATCAACAACACCGATGCCGAGGGACGGCTGGTCCTGGCCGATGCGATGGCCTATGCCGCCGAGGACCGGCCCGACTGGCTGGTCTCGATGGCGACGCTGACCGGCGCGGCGCGGGTGGCGCTCGGCCCCGACATTCCGCCGTTCTATTGCGATGACGATGCGGCGGCGCAGGCCATCCAGCAGGCCGGGCAGGATCTCTGGGACCCGGTCTGGCGGATGCCGTTCTGGGAACCCTATGAAGAGATGATCGAGCCGGGCATTGCCGATCTCGACAATGCACCGGCGGGCGGCATGGCCGGATCGATCACCGCCGCGCTGTTCCTGCGCCGCTTTGCCGAGGGGGCGGGGCGCTATGCCCATTTCGATATTTACGGCTGGCAACTCTCTGCCGCGCCGGGTCGCACGAAGGGCGGCGTACAGCAGGGCGCGCGGGCGCTGCTTGGCGCGCTGCCCGCGCTGCTGAAATGA
- a CDS encoding C40 family peptidase — MSDRRATPATDRVALASWRGRIERPDYTEGEAARVAVPLAELLAQPDGARDRQLNFGADVTVIERRDGWAFVQAGRDGYCGWVFECDLSVEMPAITHRVSAPATHIYPVPDMKQRETGWLSMNARISVVETQGRFARLATGGWVPVQGIGDAFAADPVDLAEALIGTPYLWGGNSRAGIDCSGLVQAALHGCGIACPGDADMQEAAFQQVERIERGDLLFWPGHVAMACGDGRMIHATAWKMRVIHEDIESGIARIDAAGDGPFRGARRAGGVTLDL; from the coding sequence ATGAGCGACCGGCGCGCGACCCCGGCGACCGATCGCGTGGCGCTCGCTTCCTGGCGCGGGCGGATCGAGCGGCCGGATTACACCGAAGGCGAAGCCGCGCGTGTGGCCGTCCCGCTGGCCGAATTGCTGGCGCAACCCGATGGCGCACGCGACCGGCAGTTGAATTTCGGCGCCGATGTCACGGTGATCGAGCGGCGCGACGGGTGGGCCTTCGTTCAGGCCGGGCGCGATGGGTATTGTGGCTGGGTCTTCGAATGCGATCTGAGCGTCGAGATGCCCGCGATCACCCACCGCGTCAGCGCCCCGGCGACGCATATTTATCCGGTCCCGGACATGAAGCAGCGCGAGACCGGCTGGTTGTCGATGAATGCGCGGATCTCGGTGGTCGAAACGCAGGGTCGTTTCGCGCGGCTCGCGACAGGCGGGTGGGTTCCGGTGCAGGGGATCGGCGACGCCTTCGCGGCGGATCCGGTTGACCTGGCCGAGGCGCTGATCGGGACTCCCTATCTCTGGGGTGGCAATTCGCGCGCGGGTATCGACTGCTCGGGACTGGTGCAGGCGGCGCTGCATGGCTGCGGGATCGCCTGTCCCGGTGATGCCGATATGCAAGAGGCGGCATTTCAGCAGGTGGAGCGGATCGAGCGCGGCGATCTTCTGTTCTGGCCCGGCCATGTCGCCATGGCCTGCGGTGACGGGCGGATGATCCATGCCACTGCGTGGAAAATGCGGGTCATCCATGAGGATATAGAGTCCGGCATCGCCCGCATCGACGCGGCGGGGGACGGCCCTTTCCGCGGCGCGCGGCGGGCCGGAGGCGTGACGCTGGATCTTTAA
- a CDS encoding GNAT family N-acetyltransferase: protein MSAAVQIRRERSGDEAAILALTTTAFETAAHSDGTEAQIVEALRKADALSLSLVAAEGGALVGHIAFSPVMIGGADYRWVGLGPVSVAPRHQGNGIGAALIRDGLSRMRGSGAQGCVVLGEPGYYARFGFQANPALTLPGVPPEYFMALSFEDSIPKGEVAYHPAFGSI, encoded by the coding sequence GTGAGCGCCGCTGTCCAGATCCGCCGGGAACGTTCCGGCGACGAGGCCGCTATCTTGGCACTCACAACCACAGCTTTTGAAACGGCGGCGCATAGCGACGGCACCGAGGCACAGATCGTCGAAGCCCTGCGCAAGGCAGATGCGCTGAGCCTGTCGCTTGTCGCCGCCGAGGGTGGGGCTCTCGTCGGACATATCGCCTTCTCGCCGGTCATGATCGGGGGCGCCGATTACCGCTGGGTCGGGCTCGGCCCGGTTTCGGTTGCGCCGCGGCATCAAGGTAACGGGATTGGTGCGGCGCTGATCCGCGACGGCCTTTCGCGTATGCGAGGGTCGGGCGCGCAGGGCTGCGTGGTGCTGGGCGAGCCGGGCTATTACGCGCGGTTCGGCTTTCAGGCGAACCCGGCGCTGACTCTGCCCGGCGTGCCGCCCGAATATTTCATGGCGCTGAGCTTCGAAGATTCCATCCCAAAAGGCGAAGTAGCATATCACCCGGCTTTCGGATCAATCTGA